GACCTGGTTGCACTCCCGGACTTTGCTTTCGGGGCCATGGAGAACCTGGGTTGCATAACGTTCCGTGAGGTGCTTCTGCTGGTCGACCCGGAGTCGGCCGACCAACGGGAGTTGGAGAGCGTGGCGTCGGTCCTGAGCCACGAGCTGGCCCACCTCTGGTTCGGCGACCTGGTCACCATGCGCTGGTGGAACGGCATCTGGCTGAACGAGGCCTTTGCCACCTTCATGGAGATGAAGGCGGTGGAGGCCTGGCGGCCCGACTGGGACGTGTGGGCCGGCTTCGGAGCTGCACGGGCAGCGGCGCTGGACGTGGACGCCCTGGCCTCCACGCGGCCCATCGAGTATCCGGTGGTGACCCCGGCAGACGCCGAGTCCATGTTCGACGTGCTCACCTATCAGAAGGGTGCGGCGGTGGTGAGGATGCTGGAACAGTTCCTCGGCGAGGAGGCGTTCCGGGACGGAGTGCGTCGGTACCTGGCCGACCACCTCGGGGGGAACACCGACAACGAGGACCTCTGGGTGGCACTCGAGACGACCACCGGGCAACCGGTCGGCGACCTCATGCATGACTGGATCTTCAGGGGCGGGTTTCCGCTGGTCGAGGCCACCGTCGACGACGGCAGGTGCACTCTCTCCCAGCGCCCCTTCCGCTACGACGGCCTTGACGACGGCAGCCGATGGCAGGTCCCGGTGAGGCTCAGGACCACGGCCGGCGAACAGCGGGTGCTCCTTGGCGACGACCCGGTCGTCGTGGACCTGGCGGGCACGCTCGTCACCGTCAATGCCGGTGCCGCCGGCTTCCACCGCTCCGGGATGGACGCGCCTCATGACCCTGGGCGGCTCACCGCCGTGGAACGCTCCATGACCGTCGACGACCGGTGGGCCGCCACGCTCGCTGGCAGGCACGATCCGGCAGCGTTCGCCGGGTTCGCCGCATCGTTCGTCGATGACCCTGACCTGGCCGTGTGGCAGGCCGTTCTGCGTGGCATCGGGACGCTGGACCTCGTGGCACCGGAGCGCCACCGGACGCTCGCCTCGGAGGCGGGCGGCCTCCTGACGGGCATAGTCGGTCGGCTGGGCTGGGCACCAGCCGACGGGGAGGACGACCGGACCCGGCAGCTACGGGGCGTCGTGCTCGCCGCTGCCGGCACGCTGGCCGACGACCCCGGGGTCATCGCCGAGGCGCGACGACGTTGGTCGTCCGGCGGATCCGCCGATCCGGCTGTCGACGGCGCTGTCGTAGCCGTGGTGGCGACACACGGGGACGGTGCCGACCGGGCCGAATGCCGTAGGCGGTTCGAGGCGTCGGGGAGTGCCCAGGAGGAGCAGCGCCACCTCCGGGCGCTGGCCCTGTTCGGCGGCCTGACCGAGGTGGAGGCACTCCTGGGCGAGGTCCACGACGGCACCGTCCGCACCCAGGACGCCCCCTTCCTGCTCCGGTCGCTGCTGGCCCACCGACACCACCGGGCCGTCGCCTGGCGCTCGGTCACGGACCACTGGGAGGACCTCACCGGTCGGCTGCCGTCCAACAGCATCGCCCGGATGCTCGAGGGCGTCCGGGCCCTGGTCGGAGCCGGGATCGACCCGGAGGTGGACCGCTTCCTGGACGACCATCCGGTCCCCCAGGGGGCGTTGATGGTCGCCCAGCACCGCGAGCGGCGTGGGGTCAACGTACGCCTCAGGACCCGGCTCCTGGGCTGACCCACCGCAGGTCCCGGCGGGTAGCCGTCGGATCAGGGCAGGTCGAGGTCCAGGTGGAACGACCCGTCCCGTCCCACCAGGGTCGCCACCAGGACATGGTCGCGTCCCCGTGGGTCGGTGGCCGTGCAGGCGAAGGCCTGGCCCTCGCGGGCCACCCGGGCGGCCGGTGTGCAGGCCACGACGTTCACCACGCCCAGGTCGGACTCCAGCCGGGCGGCCGCCTCGGCAGCCACGTCGACGGCGTCGACGACCTCGATAGGGGACTCCACCCGGATCCGACCGTCGATGGCAGGTCTGTGGACCAGGACCGGAATCTCCACACCGGAGAGGATCGCCGTGCAGGCCACTGGACCCAGCCTGTCGGGATCCGGATCTCCGCAGTCCACGCCCTCGACGACCTCCGGATGCTCCGGCACGAGCACGGCTGGCACCATCGCCTCGATCGCTTCCAGGTCGAAGTCGGGCGCCCCGTCGCTTCCACAGCCGGCGGCCAGCACCGACACCACGAGGACGACCGACGCGGCCCCTGTGCGATTCCTACGCCGGAGGCCCGAACCGGTCACTCCCAGGCGGAGGCGAATGCCAGGGCCTCGTCCCACGACGCCCCCGCATCCAGGAGGCCCTTGGACTGCATGACCTGCCTGGGCCGGTTCATGCCCAGGGCTGCGGTGAACCGACCGTCCCGACCGTAGAAGGCAGCGAAGCGGTGCTCGGCGGTCGAGCCCGCCACCACGCGGACCTCGTCGTCGGTGTGCGGCCTGCCGGCCAGCTGCACCTTCCGGTCGTACTGGTCGGTCCAGAACCATGGCACGGGTGCGTATGGCGTCGCCTCCTCGTCGGACTGCAGCAGCCGGCGGGCAGCGTGGACGCCCTGCTGGACTGCGTTGTCCCAGTGTTCCACCCGCATCACCTCTCCGTAGCGCGGGTTCGGCCAGCGGGCCACGTCGCCGGCGGCCGCCACGTCGGGTGCGGCCAGGCAGGTCTCGTCGCAGACCACCCCGTCGTCCAGGGTCAGGCCCGAACCCTCCAGCCAGTCGGTGTTGGGTACCACGCCGATTCCCACGACCAGCAGGTCGGCCTCCAGGGTCGCTCCGTCGGCCAGGCGCACACCGGCCAGCCGGTCGTCGCCCAGCACCTCGTCGACGCCCACGCCGGTTCGCAGGTCCACGCCGTGTCGTCGGTGGACGTCGGCCATCACGGCGCCCATCTCAACTCCAAGCACCCGTCCGAAGGGGGCTTCCAGGGCCTCCACCATGGTCACCTCGGCTCCACGGCCGATCGCCGTGGACGCCACCTCGGCACCGATGAAGCCGGCCCCGACGACGACGACCCGTCTGGCGCCGTTCGCCAGGGCGTCCCGGATGGCCTCGGCGTCGTCGCGGGTGCGCAGGGTGTGCACGCCGGCCAGGCCGACGGTCCCGGGCAGGTTCCGACACCGGGCCCCCGTGGCGATGAGCAGGCCGTCGTACGGTTCGGCGACACCGTCCACCTCCAGGGTCCGGGTGGCCACGTCGAGCCCTGTGGCCCGGCATCCGAGGCGCATTTCCAGGCCCAGGTCAGCCAGCTTCTCAGCCGTTGTCAGGGGGAGGCGGTCGTCGTCCAGGTCGCCGGCCAGGAACTTCTTGGACAGCGGTGGACGGTCGTAGGGCGCGTGGGGCTCGTCGCCGATGAGGCTGATCCGGCCTTCGAAGCCGTCGCGGCGCAGGGTCTCGGCAGCCCAGTAGCCGGCCAGGGAGGCTCCGACGATGCTTACCGAGCCACGCACCGTGGGTCAGTCCTCCACGGAGATGGCCTGCTTGGGGCAGCGCTGGACGGCTTCTGCGACGGCGGCCCGACGATCCTCGCCGGGGTTCTCCTCCAGGACGTAGAGGAAGTCGTCGTCGCGCACCTCGAATACGTCCGGAGCGATCTGCATGCATATGGCGTTGCTCTCACAAAGGTCGAAGTCGACGACTACTCGCATGGCGTCCCCTCCCGGGTCGGTTGGTGGCCCGCCCGCGGCGGCCCTGGCTGACGGTCAGATCGTAGGCAATGGCGGGCGGTCAGGGCTTGTCCGCACCGACCACCCACATGGCGAAGTACTGGGCGCCGCCGCCGTAGGCGTGGCCGAAGGCCCGTCGGGCACCATCCACCTGGTGGTCGCCGGCCATACCACGGACCTGCAGGGCGGCCTCGGCGAACCGGATCATCCCGGAGGCGCCGATCGGGTTCGACGACAGCACTCCACCCGAGCAGTTGACCGGCAGGTCGCCGCCGTCCAGGCGGGTCGCGCCCTCTTCGACCATCCGCCACCCCTGGTCCCGCTCTGCGAACCCGATGCTCTCCAGCCACATCGGCTCGAACCAGGAGAACGGCACGTACATCTCGACGACGTCGATCTCGGCCCGGGGATTCGTGATCCCGACCTGGCCGAACACGTCCGCGGCGCAGTCCCGGCTGGCCTGCGGGTCGACCTCGTCACGGCCCGGGAAGTTGTTGGCCTCGGATCGCATGGCCGTTCCGTGTACCCAGGCCACCGGCCCTGACGAGGCGTCGCCGGCCGCCTCGTCCCCCAGCACCATCGCGCATGCCCCGTCCGAGGACGGGCAGGTCTCCGAGAAGCGGATCGGATCCCACAGCATCGGCGCCTCCACCACCTGGTCGAAGGTCAGGTCGTGCTGGTGGAGGTGGGCGTACGGGTTCAGGAGGGCGTTCTGGCGATCCTTGAAGGCCACCATGCAGCCGATCAGGTCCGGGGCTCCGGAGCGGGCCATGTACTGGCGGATGATCGGCGAGAAGTAGCCGCCCGCGCCAGCGTTTATGGAGACCGAGAAGGGCTGTGGAAGCGAGAGAGCCCAAGTGGCGTTGGACTCGGACTGCTTCTCGAAGCCGACGGTCAGGACCCGTCGATGGATCCGCGCCTGGACCAGCGAGGTGGCGACCAGCGCCGTAGAACCGCCGACCGACCCGGCCGTGTGGACCCGCAGGATCGGCTTGCCCACACAGCCGAGGGCATCGGCCAGGTACAGCTCTGGCATCATCAGGCCCTCGAAGAAGTCGGGCGCCTTGCCGATCACCACGGCGTCGATGTCGGCCCAGACGAGGCCGGCGTCCTCCATCGCCCGAAGGGCGGCCTCCCGGACGAGGCCCGCTATCGAGACGTCGCCGCGGGTGGACCGGTAGTGGGTCTGACCCACCCCGAGGACCGCCGTGCGTTCGGCGCCCACCGCTACTCCCCCTCCATCACGCAGACCAGGTTCTGCTGCAGGCAGGGTCCGGACGTGGCATGGGCGAGGGCCCGGTCGGCGTCGCCCGACGAGATGCGTCGTGCGGCCTCGGCGATGCGTACCAGGCCGGCGGCCATGAGCGTGTCGGCGGCCAGCGCTCCGCCCGACGGGTTCACCAGGGTGTCGGCGTCCAGGCCCAGCTCGGAGGCCAGGATGTGCTCCTGGCTGGTCGTCGGACCGTGCAACTCGACGATGTCCAGGCGGTCGTCACCCGCTCCGGCCCTCGCCGCCGCAAGGGCGGCCGACGGAGCCCGGGTGAGGTCCCGCACGCCCAGGGCGTGGGCGTCGATGCGGTGATCGATTCCGCGGATCCATGCCGGTCGATCGCTCAGCGACCGGGCCCGGTCCCCAGCGGCGAGGACCACGACGCAGCCGCCGTCGGCCTCGGCTGCAATGTCGGATGGGCGTAGCGGGTCGGCCACCACCGGCTCGGCCATCACCCCGGCGACCGTTGCCCCGGCCGAGGCCCTAAGGGCGTTGGGGTTTCCGACGGCGTGGTGCTGGCTCCGCACGGCGATCTCGGCCAGCCCCTCGGCGCTCACGGCACCCGACTCCAGCAGCAGGCGGGCCTGCAGGGCGGCCACCGCGTGGGCATCGGGCCACAGCGGGGCCACCGTGTAGGGGTCCAGCTGCACGGCCAGCACGTCGCGCCGCGACCCGGGCGATGACTTGCCGTAGGAGTAGACGAGGGCCGTGTCCACCTCGCCCACCTGGAGCTTCACCCACGCCTCGTAGAGGGCGAAGGCCCCGTCCATCTCGACGTGGCTCTCGCTGATCGGGGGGAACGCCCCCACGGCGTCCAGCGTCTGTACGAACGAGAAGCCCTGGCCGGCCAGGAAGTCGCTGCTCCCCGAACAGGTGAAGCCGATGTCGGCCTGGGTGAGGCCGACGGCTCCCCGTGCCTCGTTGATGAGGGGCACCATGAGCTGGACGTCGGTGGTGAAGGTCAGGGCCTCCACCTGGTGCACGGCCGACGAGACCACGGCGACCTCACGCACCGCTGTCACCGCCGTCAGCGTCGTCATCGTCGGCGGCCGCCTGCTTCGCCCCCCAGGCCCGGTTCCCGGCCTCGGCGATCGGAACGTCAGGCTCACCGGTGGGCTCCCAGTGGAGGACGTTCTCGGCCGTGTCCCCAAGCTCCCCGTCGGGCTTCCACACGGCACGGACCCGCATGCCGATCCGCACGTCCTCGTTGGCACAGCCGGCAACCAGTCCCAGGAAGCCGATGTCGGCGCCGTCCAGGTGGATCCACGCGCTGACGTACGGGACCGGCAGGTCTCTGCGACCCGGGATGGGTAGGTGGGTGACGCAGAAGCTGCCCACGTGTCCGATGTCTGCCAGGTCCACCATCTCGTCGGCCACCACGCCGTTGCGCGGGTCGACGCCCCGGGGCGGTACGAACACGGCGCCGTCGACCGGCGACCGGTTTCCGAGGATCCGCTTCTCTCCGTAGGCACGCAGGTACTGCTGGGCCGCAGCGCTGGGGATGAAGTCGTACTCCAGGCGTATGGGCGTCCGTACGGATCGCACCGGTTCGACGTCGCGGATCGAGGGTGGCAGGACCACCCCTACGCCGTCGGAGGCCTCAGCGGGGATCGGCGTGTCGGTCACCGGTGCGCCGCCGTCACCTGGTCGACGGGCACGAACCCCGCCAGGTCCGTGATGTGGCCGACCCGGTCGTCCTTCCAGGCGGCCTCCACCCGCAGGCCGGTGGCCAGCCCATCGGGGGAGTCGACCATGACACCGTGGAGCATCGGCGTGTCAGCACCATCCAGGAGGACCAGGGCCAGGCCGTGGGGCACCTCCCAGGGGGATCCGGGACGGGGCGGATCCACCCACGTCCACGACACGATCGTCCCGGTGGAGGCCACCTCAACCACCTCGGTAAGCGGCTCGCTGGTCACCGGGTCGTACTCCACGGGCGGCACCATCACCGTGCCGTCGGACCGTCGGATGCCCAGCAGCACCGCCTCGCGGAGGCCGGTCAGGAAGGCGCCCACGACCGGCCCGGTGGTGCGTATGAACGGGTACTCGATGACCAGGTCGGCCCGCAGGGCTGAAGGCCCGGGCGCGTCCGGTCCGGTCATCGCTCGACCGGGTCCATGGCCGGCATCTCCCTGGTCCGCCTAGAAGTCGACGACCTGGCGGATGACGTCGGCATCGCCCATGCATGCCATGGCGTCGTTGATCTCGTCGATGCGGATCCGACGGGTGATCATCCCGTCCAGGTCCAGGCGTCCGGCCTTGTACAGGCCCAGGAAGCGGTTGAAGTCGGTACGCACGTCGGCCCCGCCGTACATCGAGCCGATGAGGGTCTTCTCGGAGAAGAACATCTCGAAGGCCGAAAGCTCGAAGGTCTCCTCGGCGCGACCGACGCCCACGATGCAGCAGGTGCCTCCCCGCCGGGTCATGTCGAAGGCCTGCCGCATGGTGGTCGGCATGCCGATGCACTCCATGGTGAAGTCGAAGCCCTCACCGCCGGTCACCTCGGCGACCGCCCCCGGCAGGTCGTCGGGCACCACGCCGTGGGTGGCACCGAACGCCTTGGCCCGGTCCAGCTTTCCCTCGTGCAGGTCCACGGCCACGATCGCGGACGCTCCGGCGATCCGGGCACCCTGGATGGCCGCCACGCCGACCCCGCCGGCACCGATGACCAGCACCGACGAGCCGGGGGTGACCTTCGCCGTGTTGAGGGCGGCACCCACGCCGGTCGTCACGCCGCAGCCGACGAGGGCGGCCACGTCCATGGGGATGTCGTCGTCGATCTTCACCGCGGCCATGCCGGGCACGATGGTCTCCTCTGCGAAGGTGCCGCAGCCGGTCATGGCGCCGACCACCGTGTCGCCTCGTCGGAACTGCGGGTTGGAGCCCATGGCGATGAGCCCGTTGATGCACAGGTTGGGCTGGCCACGGCCGGTGCAGAACGGGCAGGTGCCGCACGGCGGGGAGAAGGCGATGATCACGTGGTCACCGGGGGCCACGTGGGTGACCCCGTCACCAACGTCGGTGACCACGCCGGCACCCTCGTGGCCCAGCACGGCGGGCGGGGCCTGCGGGATGGTGCCGTTCATGGCAGACAGGTCGGAGTGGCAGACGCCGCTGTGGGCGATCTTCACCTTCACGTCGCCGGGCGCCAGGTCCCTGAGGGTCACGTCGTCGGCGACCACCAACTCCTCGGTCGGGCACTCCATGAGGATCGCTGCGAGCATTGGGTCTCCCCCTCGTCCTACGGCATCGGGCCCGACGCCGCTGACGGTCAAGGTACCGGCCGTCGGCGGCGGGCGTGAAAGCGGACGGCTGGTCGTCTTGGGTGGGCCGGGGGCTAGCGTCGCCGCGTGGACCTCCGGGTGACCCGCTATGAGACCATCGGCTCGACCGGCATCATCTTCCTGTCGAGGCCGGAACGCCGAAACGCCTGGACCGGACGCATGCACACCGAGTACCGGTGGCTCCTTGCCGAGGCCGAGGCCGACCCGGCGGTCCGGGTCGTGGTGGTCACCGGGGATCCGGCAGGCGGTGCGTTCTGCGTAGGCGCCGACGCCAGGGCGCTCGACGGCCACATCGCCAAGGGCGGGTACGACCCGGGCACGACCCCGGATATACCCATGCCTGGCTTCGGGGTGCACCCGGCGTTCGACGCCGACTTCGCATACCACTTCGGCCTTACCACGCCGGTGGTGGCTGCCGTCAATGGGGCGGCCGCCGGGGTCGGGCTGGTGCTGGCCTGTTTCGCCGACCTGAGGCTCGCTGTGCCGGGGGCCAAGCTCACCACCGCCCACGGAAAGCTGGCCCTTCCGGCCGAGTACGGACTGTCGTGGTTGCTCCCCCGCCTGATCGGGCTGGGGCGGGCCAACGACCTGCTGCTGACCAGCCGGGTCGTGATGACCGAGGAGGCACACGGGATGGGCCTGGTGAACGGGCTGTCGGACGGTCCAGACGTGCTGGCCCACACCCTCGACTGGATAGAGGAGTACCTGTCTCCTGTGGCCCGATCCAGCCTCGCGGCGACCCGGCGGCAGGTCTACACCGACCTCCACCGGGACGTGGCGGCCTCGGTGACCGAATCGCTCGACCTGCTGGACGACCACATGCGCACCGGGGACTACGCCGAGGGTGTCCGGGCACTGGTGGAGAACCGGCCGCCGGACTTCGCCTGAACCGGTCCGGCTGAACCTGGATGCTGGACGGCTGCTACCCCTCCAGGTTCCGGTCCGCCACGACGATCCCGTCCTCGTCGGCCCACAGCCACATGCCGGGGACCAGGTCGACGCCCCCCACGCTGACCGGCACGTCCCGGTCGCCGGCACCCCGCTTCACGCTCCGCCGAGGGCTGGTCCCCCGGGCCCTGATGCCGACCGTGGCCCCGCGGAGTTCTCCCGCGTCGCGTACACAGCCGTCCACGATGATCCCGGCCCAGCCGTTGTGGTCGGCCAGCATCCCCAGTTCTCCCCCCACGAGGGCACAGCGGGTCGACCCGCCACCGGCGATGACCAGCACCCGACCGGCACCGGCCTCCTCGAGGGCCCCGCGCACCAGTGAGTTGTCCTCGAAGACGGCCAGGGTGGTGACCGGGCCCCAGAACGAGACTGCGCCGCCGTACGATCCAAACCCGCCGTCCATGACCCGGATGTCGTCCCCATGCTCGTCGCAGATATCCGCAGTGGGGATCACGTCGTCGGTCCTCCGATGAACTCGTACAGGCGCCCCTTCGGCCGACCCACGCAGGCCACCAACTGGCCGTCGCCCGACAGGTCACCCCGAACCAGCACCGGTCGCTGGAGGAGCGCCTTGCGACGGGCCAACAGGTCGACCACAGCTGCGGCATCACCGACGTAGTCGCCCTCCACCAGGTCCAGCTTCCGGAACTGCGAGTCCTTTCGCACCAGGTCCTCGACCGGCCCGTCCAGGCCGTCGGCTATGCGCCCCAGGAGCAACTCGTCGGGCGGCTCCTTCATGTAGAGCACGATGTCCACGTCGACTCCCAGCTCCTCGGCGACCGCCAAGGCGTTCTTGGAGGCGTGTCAGTGCGGGTTGTGGAAGATGGTCAGTTCGGCCATGCAGTGGCTCTCCATTCTGCGTTCGGTCAGTCGAGGTTCTCCAGGTGGGCCCGCAGGTGGGTACCCGCCTCGTCCGTCCAGCCCTTGGACCGAGCGTAGGCGACCATCCCGGAGAAGCCCTCGTCCCAGTCGTCGTCGGTGCGTCCGGCCAGCCAGTGCCGAACCGCAGCTTCTGCGATCCAGAGGTGCCCACCGTCGGGACGGGTGCCCTCTCCCATGGTGGCCGCCAGTTCGGCGGTGGAGAACCCGACCGGCGCCTCGACGTGGAAGTCGGTGAACACCGTGTGCTCGTCCACACGCACCTCGCCGGCCGTGTCGACCCGGATGATCATCGGTCCACCGTCACGCTAGAACCCACGCCAGATCGGATCGCGGCGTTCGCGGAAGCTGGCCAGGCCCTCCCGCGAGTCCAACGTGTGGGAGTTCAGCTCCACGGCCCAGGCCTCGTTGTCCTCCAGCGTCCGCCGGTCCACGTCCAGGGAGCGGTTCACCAGCCACTTCGTGAGCATGAGGCTCCGGGTCGGCCCGGCGGCTAGGCGCTCCGCCCATTCGGTGGTGGCGGCCACCAGGTCGTCGCCGGGAACCACCCGGTTGCACAGCCCGATGCGAAGGGCCTCCTCTGCGGGGATGTCCTCGGCGAAGAACATGAGCTCCCTGGCCTTCTGCAGGCCGACCAGGCGGGGAAGGATCCAGGCCCCGAGACCGTCGGGCACCAAGCCCCTACGGGCGAACACCTCGATGAACTTCGCATGGTCGGCCATGACCACCAGGTCGCAGCACAGGGCCAGGTGTGCTCCCACCCCCGCAGCCGTGCCATTCACCGCTGCGATGACGGGCAGCTCGCAGTCCAGGATGGCGGGCATCAACTTGAGTTGGCCGTCCAGCATCATGCGCCTGGACTCGCCCACCGCCGACTCGGGGGCGCCATCCGGCCGGGGGGCGGGCTCCCTGCGAAGACTGATGTCGGCCCCCGGGCAGAACAGCTTCCGGCCTGTCGCCGTGATCACCACCGCCCGGGCCTCGAAGCGGCCGTTCAGGCCGTTGACCAGGGAGGCCATCCGGTCCCGCATGCCGGGCGAGATGGCGTTGCCCTTCTCCGGGTTGTCGATGGTGATCCAGGCGACCTGGTTCCGGATCTCAAACCGGATCAGTTCCTCGAGGCCTGCTTCGCCGGCGGTCATTCCACCGACGGTAGCCCGCCGGGCATCGGAGCCTGCCAGACGGGTCCACCTGGGGCCGGAAACGGCCTGACGGGTCAGACGGCGTCGGAGCCGCGCTCGCCGGTCCGTATGCGGACCAGGTTGCCCACGTCGGTCACCCAGACCTTGCCGTCACCGATCTTCTCGGTGCGGGCGGCTGCCACCACGGCATCCACGACCCGGTCGGAGAGGTCGTCGTCGACCACCACCTCGACCCGGGTCTTCGGCGTGAAGAGCACCTTGTACTCAGTCCCCCGGTACGTCTCGCTGTGGCCGCCCTGTCGGCCGAATCCCTGGACCTCGCTCACCGTCATTCCCTGGACGCCCAGGGCGGCCAGGCCGTCCTTCACGTCGTCGAGCTTGAAGGGCTTGATGACCGCCGTTACCAACTTCACGTCCCGCCTCCCGGTAGGTATCTCGCAGGCCCCACTGTTGGGTCCTTCGGTTGATACATAGCATCGCTTGTACCATATTCAGTGGCAAGAATATGGCACATATCTGACATTTACTCCTCATTTGTATCATTACGATACTCATTCGACCGGCTAGCGTGGCCACCATGCCCACCCCGTCCATCGCCGAGTTCACCGACGCATCGGGACGCCGTCGCCGCCTGGTGGTCCGCCTCGACCCGACGGCCTCCGTGCCGCTTTATGAACAACTCCGGGCCCAGGTCTCGGTGATGGTGGCCGTCGGGCACCTAGAACCCGGATGTCGTCTCCCCACGGTCCGCCACCTCGCCGACACGCTGGACCTGGCGCCAGGCACCGTGGCCCGGGCCTACCGCGAGCTGGAGCGGGACGGGGCCCTGGTCGGGCAGGGTCGACGCGGCACCTTCGTATCCGACGAGCCGCCGCATTCCGAACCGTTGCGCCAGCGCCGGGAACGCCTGGCAGGTGCCGCCGACCGGTTCGCCTTCGAACTCCGGCAACTCGGGGTGGATGCCGACGAGTCCCACCGGTTGCTGGACGAGGCCATCGCCCGAACCGCTGCCGACGAGGTGGGCACCAGAGTCTGACCGGGTATGCGGTGCGGTCGGTCAGTCTCGGTGGCCGAACACCGGGGCCGGATCGGGGGCGCCAGCGATCGAACGGTGGACGGCCTCGCCCACCTCGGCCACCTCGAAGCGACGCTCCCCCACCGAGGCCACCGGGCCGTGCTGCCAACCGTCACAGACGTTCAGGCTCCCACCAGACGCCTCGAACACCCGACCTG
This is a stretch of genomic DNA from Acidimicrobiales bacterium. It encodes these proteins:
- a CDS encoding M1 family metallopeptidase, with translation MSDHRLSRDVLPRHYALELRPDLDEHTFTGTVAIDVEVATATDRITCNAAELVVLDAAVIVDGERTALSASLDEAAERLVLLAPSPLAPGRARLELAFSGLLNDRLRGFYRSTLVGADGVEQTIATTQFQSTDARRAFPCFDEPDMKASFGVTLVVPEDLLAVSNGAEVSRTPLGDGTDRVVFADTIELSTYLVAFVVGPMEATDPVDVDGVPVRIIHPPGRGDQTAFALEVAAHSLRWLADWYGIDVPGGKVDLVALPDFAFGAMENLGCITFREVLLLVDPESADQRELESVASVLSHELAHLWFGDLVTMRWWNGIWLNEAFATFMEMKAVEAWRPDWDVWAGFGAARAAALDVDALASTRPIEYPVVTPADAESMFDVLTYQKGAAVVRMLEQFLGEEAFRDGVRRYLADHLGGNTDNEDLWVALETTTGQPVGDLMHDWIFRGGFPLVEATVDDGRCTLSQRPFRYDGLDDGSRWQVPVRLRTTAGEQRVLLGDDPVVVDLAGTLVTVNAGAAGFHRSGMDAPHDPGRLTAVERSMTVDDRWAATLAGRHDPAAFAGFAASFVDDPDLAVWQAVLRGIGTLDLVAPERHRTLASEAGGLLTGIVGRLGWAPADGEDDRTRQLRGVVLAAAGTLADDPGVIAEARRRWSSGGSADPAVDGAVVAVVATHGDGADRAECRRRFEASGSAQEEQRHLRALALFGGLTEVEALLGEVHDGTVRTQDAPFLLRSLLAHRHHRAVAWRSVTDHWEDLTGRLPSNSIARMLEGVRALVGAGIDPEVDRFLDDHPVPQGALMVAQHRERRGVNVRLRTRLLG
- a CDS encoding FAD-dependent oxidoreductase, producing the protein MRGSVSIVGASLAGYWAAETLRRDGFEGRISLIGDEPHAPYDRPPLSKKFLAGDLDDDRLPLTTAEKLADLGLEMRLGCRATGLDVATRTLEVDGVAEPYDGLLIATGARCRNLPGTVGLAGVHTLRTRDDAEAIRDALANGARRVVVVGAGFIGAEVASTAIGRGAEVTMVEALEAPFGRVLGVEMGAVMADVHRRHGVDLRTGVGVDEVLGDDRLAGVRLADGATLEADLLVVGIGVVPNTDWLEGSGLTLDDGVVCDETCLAAPDVAAAGDVARWPNPRYGEVMRVEHWDNAVQQGVHAARRLLQSDEEATPYAPVPWFWTDQYDRKVQLAGRPHTDDEVRVVAGSTAEHRFAAFYGRDGRFTAALGMNRPRQVMQSKGLLDAGASWDEALAFASAWE
- a CDS encoding ferredoxin is translated as MRVVVDFDLCESNAICMQIAPDVFEVRDDDFLYVLEENPGEDRRAAVAEAVQRCPKQAISVED
- a CDS encoding thiolase domain-containing protein gives rise to the protein MGAERTAVLGVGQTHYRSTRGDVSIAGLVREAALRAMEDAGLVWADIDAVVIGKAPDFFEGLMMPELYLADALGCVGKPILRVHTAGSVGGSTALVATSLVQARIHRRVLTVGFEKQSESNATWALSLPQPFSVSINAGAGGYFSPIIRQYMARSGAPDLIGCMVAFKDRQNALLNPYAHLHQHDLTFDQVVEAPMLWDPIRFSETCPSSDGACAMVLGDEAAGDASSGPVAWVHGTAMRSEANNFPGRDEVDPQASRDCAADVFGQVGITNPRAEIDVVEMYVPFSWFEPMWLESIGFAERDQGWRMVEEGATRLDGGDLPVNCSGGVLSSNPIGASGMIRFAEAALQVRGMAGDHQVDGARRAFGHAYGGGAQYFAMWVVGADKP
- a CDS encoding lipid-transfer protein, whose translation is MTTLTAVTAVREVAVVSSAVHQVEALTFTTDVQLMVPLINEARGAVGLTQADIGFTCSGSSDFLAGQGFSFVQTLDAVGAFPPISESHVEMDGAFALYEAWVKLQVGEVDTALVYSYGKSSPGSRRDVLAVQLDPYTVAPLWPDAHAVAALQARLLLESGAVSAEGLAEIAVRSQHHAVGNPNALRASAGATVAGVMAEPVVADPLRPSDIAAEADGGCVVVLAAGDRARSLSDRPAWIRGIDHRIDAHALGVRDLTRAPSAALAAARAGAGDDRLDIVELHGPTTSQEHILASELGLDADTLVNPSGGALAADTLMAAGLVRIAEAARRISSGDADRALAHATSGPCLQQNLVCVMEGE
- a CDS encoding OB-fold domain-containing protein, with translation MTDTPIPAEASDGVGVVLPPSIRDVEPVRSVRTPIRLEYDFIPSAAAQQYLRAYGEKRILGNRSPVDGAVFVPPRGVDPRNGVVADEMVDLADIGHVGSFCVTHLPIPGRRDLPVPYVSAWIHLDGADIGFLGLVAGCANEDVRIGMRVRAVWKPDGELGDTAENVLHWEPTGEPDVPIAEAGNRAWGAKQAAADDDDADGGDSGA
- a CDS encoding OB-fold domain-containing protein; this encodes MTGPDAPGPSALRADLVIEYPFIRTTGPVVGAFLTGLREAVLLGIRRSDGTVMVPPVEYDPVTSEPLTEVVEVASTGTIVSWTWVDPPRPGSPWEVPHGLALVLLDGADTPMLHGVMVDSPDGLATGLRVEAAWKDDRVGHITDLAGFVPVDQVTAAHR
- a CDS encoding Zn-dependent alcohol dehydrogenase, encoding MLAAILMECPTEELVVADDVTLRDLAPGDVKVKIAHSGVCHSDLSAMNGTIPQAPPAVLGHEGAGVVTDVGDGVTHVAPGDHVIIAFSPPCGTCPFCTGRGQPNLCINGLIAMGSNPQFRRGDTVVGAMTGCGTFAEETIVPGMAAVKIDDDIPMDVAALVGCGVTTGVGAALNTAKVTPGSSVLVIGAGGVGVAAIQGARIAGASAIVAVDLHEGKLDRAKAFGATHGVVPDDLPGAVAEVTGGEGFDFTMECIGMPTTMRQAFDMTRRGGTCCIVGVGRAEETFELSAFEMFFSEKTLIGSMYGGADVRTDFNRFLGLYKAGRLDLDGMITRRIRIDEINDAMACMGDADVIRQVVDF
- a CDS encoding enoyl-CoA hydratase-related protein, translating into MDLRVTRYETIGSTGIIFLSRPERRNAWTGRMHTEYRWLLAEAEADPAVRVVVVTGDPAGGAFCVGADARALDGHIAKGGYDPGTTPDIPMPGFGVHPAFDADFAYHFGLTTPVVAAVNGAAAGVGLVLACFADLRLAVPGAKLTTAHGKLALPAEYGLSWLLPRLIGLGRANDLLLTSRVVMTEEAHGMGLVNGLSDGPDVLAHTLDWIEEYLSPVARSSLAATRRQVYTDLHRDVAASVTESLDLLDDHMRTGDYAEGVRALVENRPPDFA